The sequence below is a genomic window from Phycisphaerae bacterium.
GACGGCATTGGATGCCGCCGGCTGGCCTGACTATGCAGGAAAAAGCCTTGGCCTTTGGGTATCCGTTGCGCGGCAGGAATTGATTGGAATGGAGGATTCCTGCGTCCAATTCGTTTACCGCTGCTCGACCGCCGCCCGCGGTACGGGGAATAAGGAAAATTCGTACCAGACACCGCTTGGATGGCATGAAATCGCCGAGCGGATCGGCGATGGACTTCCCCGGGGATCGATCTTCAACGAGCGCAAGTACACGGGAAAGGTCTGGACGCCGGATTCACCGACCACAAAGGACCTCGTGCTGACGCGGATCCTGTGGCTGAGCGGTCTGGAACCCGGGGTCAACAAAGGCCCCGGCATCGATTCCCACGCGCGCTACATCTACATCCATGGCACGCCTGCGGAGGAAAAATTGGGCACGCCCGCGTCATGGGGCTGCGTCCGCCTCTCCAATCGCGACGTGATCGACTTGTTTGAACGGGTCCCATCTGGCACGCGCGTTCTTATTACCGAATGGTGATGGACGTGCGCTGGCCCACGTAACGGCCCGCCTTACTCGGGGTTCTCAAACCAGATGATGGAGTCCTGCGCCGTCGTCTGCCCCTGAAGCGGAACGACGACGTCCGGCCGACCGTCCCCGTCCATGTCTCCTAAGGCGATTCGGCTGGGGATTCCCTCAAGGTCGCGAAGGTTGTTCTCGATCCATTGATCGGTCTGGACATGGCCGGGGGCCGGCGTGAACCAGCGGAGGGTGTTGGCGTTCTGCGTGGCGACGACGAGATCGAGCTGGTTGTTCCCGTCGATATCGGCGGCCTTGACGTCGATCGGCGTATTGGAAGTGAACTGTGTGATGAGAAAGCCGGGCCAGTCCGTCGTGGCATCGGTCGGTCGATCATACCAAGCCACTTGGCGGCCCGGTCCGTTGATCGAGACGACATCGGAGCGGCCGTCGGCGTCGAGGTCAGCGAGAATGACTCGTGTGGCGGATGGAAGGTCGCCAATCGCGTGTTTTTCCCAGGTGTCGGCGACGGGATCCGCGGGGTTTTTATACCAGGCGATACGCGGGGCGGCGCCACCACCTTCGCCGGGTGCTGTAGAGATCACGTCGAGGCGCGTATCGGCATCGAAGTCGGCGATCGCCACGCCGGCCGCGTTGGCGCGAGTCGCGGCATCGATGTCGGTTCGTAGCCAGCCCGTCCCGTCGGCGGGGCTGGGACCGGGACTCTTGAACCAACTGAGCCGTCCGGTGTTCTGGTTGCTGGCGACGAGGTCCGGGCCGTTCGTGGCGCCATCAATCGTATTCACGGCCACGTCGCTCCATTGGCCGATGCCGGTGCCGGACGACTGGTCAATCGTGCTCATCATCCAGCCGGAGGACTGGCGCGGGTCGGCCGGGCTGTGCAGGTATTGCAGTCGACCGTTGCAAGCGACGACCACGTCGCGATGGGTGTCGCCGTCGATGTCTGCGACCGCCAAGGCGGTCACGCCGGATAGGTCCGCGCTGGAGGCAAGTTGCACGGCGGTGAACGTGTTCACGTCTGCCTGAAAGTAAATGAACACAGCGGGAAGCTGAGCATCTTGACCGGCATACCCCGCGACGACATCCATCTTGTTGTCGTTGTCGAAATCGGCGACTTCCACGACGGTCGGTCGGACCGCCGCTCCCGTGTTGACGGTGTGGGGCTCCCACGCCACGGTCTTGGGAAACTCAGAAGGCGTCGTCGTGATCGGGCAAGTGGTGCCGGTGAGCATAGCGATGGCGATCAAT
It includes:
- a CDS encoding VCBS repeat-containing protein; translated protein: MPFRLTAGLIAIAMLTGTTCPITTTPSEFPKTVAWEPHTVNTGAAVRPTVVEVADFDNDNKMDVVAGYAGQDAQLPAVFIYFQADVNTFTAVQLASSADLSGVTALAVADIDGDTHRDVVVACNGRLQYLHSPADPRQSSGWMMSTIDQSSGTGIGQWSDVAVNTIDGATNGPDLVASNQNTGRLSWFKSPGPSPADGTGWLRTDIDAATRANAAGVAIADFDADTRLDVISTAPGEGGGAAPRIAWYKNPADPVADTWEKHAIGDLPSATRVILADLDADGRSDVVSINGPGRQVAWYDRPTDATTDWPGFLITQFTSNTPIDVKAADIDGNNQLDLVVATQNANTLRWFTPAPGHVQTDQWIENNLRDLEGIPSRIALGDMDGDGRPDVVVPLQGQTTAQDSIIWFENPE
- a CDS encoding L,D-transpeptidase, whose amino-acid sequence is MKRRIAAFFIVSIIALWLDFTFLRSPPEPEPVRVPTVGFPLPIDMATALDAAGWPDYAGKSLGLWVSVARQELIGMEDSCVQFVYRCSTAARGTGNKENSYQTPLGWHEIAERIGDGLPRGSIFNERKYTGKVWTPDSPTTKDLVLTRILWLSGLEPGVNKGPGIDSHARYIYIHGTPAEEKLGTPASWGCVRLSNRDVIDLFERVPSGTRVLITEW